A region of Desulfofundulus luciae DNA encodes the following proteins:
- the rpsL gene encoding 30S ribosomal protein S12, producing MPTISQLVRKGREKVTHKSSAPALKGSPQKRGVCTRVYTTTPKKPNSALRKVARVRLTNGIEVTSYIPGIGHNLQEHSVVLVRGGRVKDLPGVRYHIIRGALDCAGVQNRNRGRSKYGAKRPKK from the coding sequence ATGCCGACCATCAGCCAGCTGGTCCGCAAGGGCCGGGAGAAGGTGACCCACAAGTCTTCAGCCCCCGCGTTAAAGGGAAGCCCACAGAAGCGGGGGGTATGCACCAGGGTTTACACCACAACCCCGAAAAAGCCTAATTCTGCCCTGCGCAAGGTGGCGCGGGTAAGGCTTACCAACGGGATCGAGGTAACCTCCTACATTCCGGGGATCGGGCATAATCTACAGGAACACTCGGTGGTGTTAGTACGGGGTGGCCGGGTGAAGGACCTGCCCGGTGTCCGCTACCATATTATCAGGGGCGCCCTGGATTGTGCTGGTGTGCAGAACCGCAACCGGGGCCGTTCCAAGTATGGCGCCAAGCGCCCAAAGAAATAA
- the rpsG gene encoding 30S ribosomal protein S7 — MPRRGAVAKRDVPPDPIYNSKVVTKLINQVMLKGKKSIAERICYKAFEIIREKTGKDPLEVFEQAMKNVMPVLEVKARRVGGANYQVPVEVRPERRQTLGIRWITQYARQRGGKSMEEKLAAEIMDAANNTGGAVKKKEDTHKMAEANKAFAHYRW; from the coding sequence ATGCCCAGGAGAGGCGCGGTAGCCAAGCGAGATGTGCCGCCGGACCCCATCTATAATAGCAAGGTGGTCACCAAGCTGATCAACCAGGTTATGCTCAAAGGCAAGAAGAGCATAGCCGAACGCATATGTTACAAGGCCTTTGAGATCATCCGGGAAAAAACCGGCAAAGATCCGCTTGAGGTTTTTGAGCAGGCCATGAAAAATGTTATGCCCGTGCTGGAGGTAAAGGCCCGCCGGGTAGGGGGTGCCAACTACCAGGTGCCCGTGGAAGTCCGGCCCGAGCGGCGGCAGACCCTGGGTATCCGCTGGATCACCCAGTATGCCCGGCAACGCGGCGGCAAGAGCATGGAAGAAAAGCTGGCTGCGGAAATTATGGATGCCGCCAATAATACAGGTGGGGCGGTGAAGAAAAAGGAAGACACCCACAAAATGGCGGAAGCCAACAAGGCCTTTGCCCATTACCGGTGGTAA